tgttgttgttgttgttggtgttagTGTTGTATGCTACCATCAGTAACAGGACCTGCCCTTCTCCTGTTTTGTATCCTCCAACTCTGTCCAGTGTTCCCTATGACCTGATGATGTTCCACTGTATATCTTTGGCTTCTACCAAAGCCAGGGAACACAGGAACAATCCTATCCTCCCCAACAGGTGTAAATCAGGGATAAGATCAATTGGTAAGTTTTCTTTTTATGCCCCATAGTTTAATAATTAGAGATATTTTTGGATATGGAAAGAAGTATATAacttcattaaataaataaatatagtcaccttttttgttttaattctcagGTCTGCTGAAGTGTTATGTCATTCTGAtctcaacagaagaaaaaaatattctacCTTAGCTTGaagaaggattttaaaaaatgtatccagTGCCTGGTTCTATGCATGGAGTAGAAGGAGATAATGGACATCCTAGGAAACTTAtctctttcctttttgtttttggcaTTACTTTGTTATGTGCTGGATTTCTGCTTTCAATGTTTGTTTTGCAGACATGTCCAAGCGGAGCTTTTGGTGACTGTAAAGGAGCCCTTAAAATCATTGGGCCTCTGCTTGCTGTTGTTGGACTAGTATGTATAATTCTGGCACAATCAAGGGCGAAAGGCTACCTCAGAGAGGTGCAGTTGCAAGATGACCAGGtgtatgggtttgttttttgcCGAGGAAACTGCCAGTTTGCTCAGTTCCTTGtctttggttttttatttttaaccagtGGGATGCTTATTAGTGTCCTTGGCATTTGGATTCCTGGATGCAGCCCAGGATGGCGCTACCAGCAATTTAACCATAGCAATGCATCCAGTGTTGAACACCAGGACTGTGGATTTCATTCTGTTCAAACCATGGGTCCTTTGATTGTGCTTATTGGATTATGTTTTTTTGTGATAGctcacattaaaaagaaacaaaacataaatATTATCCAAGAATCTTCTGTAAATGAAGAAGAGCAGCTAAACCCTGACTCATTTCAAGTTACAGTAGGTAAGTGAATGACCCGGCCTGGTGGTCTTAGCAATAGGCAGCTCCAGGTGTCAGCTCTTTAACTTCAGCAGGAGTCAATTGAGAGAGATGCTTTGTTTCTTcccagatttgggggagggggagaagaactcTGGGACTGGGTGAGTGGAGGAAGAAGCCAGATGGAGTGGGCAAAAATATGCTTCAGAACAGTTATTCTCACTTGTGTGCAAATTTCCCTGATTGTCTAATTGGTTAAAACCACAGGTGGGTGGTGGATTCTGGGAGCTGtggcccagcacatctggaagttgGGGAATGCTCTTTTTACACTTTAGAATGAAGGATGTCTTGCATATTGATCCAATGAGATCTACATTTTATCTTAAAGCCTTGGGTTTTCTTTTGTAGGTGATACCGTAAtggtgtttcccccacccccaccaccttaTTTTGCTGATTGTCCTCTACAAACAATAAATCCTAGCTTGGTGACAAGTGATTTGACTTTAGGTGAAAATCCTCCACCGTACCATAGTACTTTTATTAACTGGTAAGGTCATTTATATTTTAACTACAGTCATTTAAGTGTTTTGTGTGTGGGCTAATAGTTATATTTCAGATAAGGGCCAAACTGGGGGTGGTGGGGAGTTTGCATGGGATTGGACTGATGCCATGGTACCAAGGGGGCtacaatttaaataaatttacCCAATTTAAATCATGACTCCAATGCAACTATTGGACATGGAAGGAGGGGAAAGACTGGTACAATTTGGGCAACTGtctttttcccctttcacagCTACAAACAAGTGAAAGCCCCCTCATCCAGTGCCTCAGCCCTCATCCATTTCCTTGCCCTACACATCTGCTTTCAAGACATAAACAAAAGATGTTGGGAGATTTGTTCATGGATCTTCCTcatcatgtttagtttggccctaacgtTTAAAATTAGCTGAAGGTGAATGTTGCTGCACCTCTGTGTCAGCTAAGCAAGTCTGGTCTGCTCAATAGCTGGATGAGCAACCTAAAATGCATACTGTTGTGACCTCCTTGGAAtaatatgaatttaataaatacataaatagtttATAATCACAGGCATTATTTCTATTGTTGTAGTTAAATGCCtatgtgcatttttttctgaatCAACCTGGAATAGAATTCAAGAGGTGTCTGCGTAGATATCACTGTTGTGTAGGGAACTGTACGTTCCCTTTTTGTACACTGTCACATGGGAGGAATGTGCTGTGTCTATTTTATTGCACAAAAACACTCTGTGATCAGCTTCCTACCACACGTACACTTGGTGAAGGTAGATATCTCTGAAGTCATCACAGTCAATAATATAGGTGAATTGATTCATCTACCCGtttgaaaaggtttttttaaaaattgattgtaTCCATGCCATATATAATTCTATCCCTTTGGTTCATGTaacattattgtattttaattattatcattatagTTAGCCTGTTTGGGTACTATATGtagaaattgaaataatgcataaTAACGTTAAAATAAATGCCAATATGTACGCTTTTTGTTATTCATTTTGCAGATCAAAGAATGATGATTTATCAGGCCTGGCTGCTTGCATACAGCAGCTCATTCTCTCTGCAATGTCAGGAAGTGATTCACCTTCTGAGATTTTATCTGCTATCATTCCTCCGAGCCATCTCAAAAATATAAGGCAAAGGCAGCAGCTGTAAATAATGAATGTTTATTGACTTCCTCTCCATGCAACACCCAGATGATCCATTGCCATCCACTTATCACCAACTGTAAGAAATACTCAGAGATGAAGCAGGATGAATGGGAAGAAAGGTGTATGAagtagtgagagagagagagagagagttataggAGTGCAGGGTGAAAATAGCCAGGGAGAGCCTTGAATCCCTTGGGCTTCCTCAGCAGCCAGCAAAGAGGGCAGCAAACCCCACAGGCAAGAAAGCAAAGGACATCACAGCAGAAGCCCTGCCAAGCGAAGTCTTTTGTAGTTAGCAAACCAAGCTAAGGCGAACTACTGTGGGAAACATCCAGAGAGGTATTCAAGGCAGAAAAGACTCAAGAATCTAGCTGCCACCCTGCATGGAATCAGAATATGCAAAACAAGGTCAGCTACCATCTGGACAAAGTGCTAAGGCACATTTCAACCATAGGGGCAGGGATGAGAAATTCTGGTGGCTCTGTATTTctttttcattgtttttgttcttgctGTTGACAAACTCAAGGCTAAGGACACTGGAGACATAAGAATATTgatggggttttgtgtgtgtttgggtagACACTCATGTTCCAACAGTATGAACTTGTAAATGTGAGATTTAaatttattaaacattgtagTACAAAATATGTGGTGTC
This Elgaria multicarinata webbii isolate HBS135686 ecotype San Diego chromosome 6, rElgMul1.1.pri, whole genome shotgun sequence DNA region includes the following protein-coding sequences:
- the TMEM171 gene encoding transmembrane protein 171: MYPVPGSMHGVEGDNGHPRKLISFLFVFGITLLCAGFLLSMFVLQTCPSGAFGDCKGALKIIGPLLAVVGLVCIILAQSRAKGYLREVQLQDDQVYGFVFCRGNCQFAQFLVFGFLFLTSGMLISVLGIWIPGCSPGWRYQQFNHSNASSVEHQDCGFHSVQTMGPLIVLIGLCFFVIAHIKKKQNINIIQESSVNEEEQLNPDSFQVTVGDTVMVFPPPPPPYFADCPLQTINPSLVTSDLTLGENPPPYHSTFIN